In Macaca thibetana thibetana isolate TM-01 chromosome 8, ASM2454274v1, whole genome shotgun sequence, one DNA window encodes the following:
- the ZHX1 gene encoding zinc fingers and homeoboxes protein 1 has translation MASRRKSTTPCMVLASEQDPDLELISDLEEGPPVLTPVENTRAESISSDEEVNESVDSDNQQNKKVEGGYECKYCTFQTPDLNMFTFHVDSEHPNVVLNSSYVCVECNFLTKRYDALSEHNLKYHPGEENFKLTMVKRNNQTIFEQTINDLTFDGSFVKEENLEQAEPTEVSSSGISISKTPIMKMMKNKVENKRIAVHHNSVEDVPEEKENEIKPDREEIVENPSSSASESNTSTSIVNRIHPSTASTVVTPAAVLPGLAQVITAVSAQQNSNLIPKVLIPVNSIPTYNAALDNNPLLLNTYNKFPYPTMSEITVLSAQAKYTEEQIKIWFSAQRLKHGVSWTPEEVEEARRKQFNGTVHTVPQTITVIPTHISTGSNGLPSILQTCQIVGQPGLVLTQVAGTNSLPVTAPIALTVAGVPSQNNVQKSQVPAAQPTAEAKPATAAVPASQSVKHETALVNPDSFGIRAKKTKEQLAELKVSYLKNQFPHDSEIIRLMKITGLTKGEIKKWFSDTRYNQRNSKSNQCLHLNNDSSTTIIIDSSDENTESPSVGTAQPKQSWNPFPDFTPQKFKEKTAEQLRVLQASFLNSSVLTDEELNRLRAQTKLTRREIDAWFTEKKKSKALKEEKMEIDESNAGSSKEEAGETSPGDESGAPKSGSTGKICKKTPEQLHMLKSAFVRTQWPSPEEYDKLAKESGLARTDIVSWFGDTRYAWKNGNLKWYYYYQSANSSSMNGLSSLRKRGRGRPKGRGRGRPRGRPRGSKRINNWDRGPSLIKFKTGTAILKDYYLKHKFLNEQDLDELVNKSHMGYEQVREWFAERQRRSELGIELFEENEEEDEVIDDQEEDEEETDDSDTWEPPRHVKRKLSKSDD, from the coding sequence ATGGCAAGCAGGCGAAAATCAACAACACCTTGCATGGTCCTTGCCAGTGAACAAGATCCAGACCTTGAGTTGATATCAGATTTGGAGGAAGGTCCTCCTGTACTTACACCTGTAGAAAACACCAGAGCAGAGAGTATCTCAAGTGATGAAGAAGTTAATGAATCTGTGGATTCAGAcaatcagcaaaataaaaaagttgaagGTGGATATGAATGTAAATATTGTACTTTTCAAACTCCAGATCTAAATATGTTTACTTTTCATGTGGATTCAGAACATCCCAACGTAGTGCTAAATTCATCCTATGTTTGTGTCGAATGCAATTTTCTTACCAAAAGGTATGATGCACTTTCTGAGCATAATCTGAAATATCACCCAGGAGAAGAGAATTTTAAGTTGACTATGGTGAAACGTAATAACCAGACAATCTTTGAACAAACAATAAATGATCTGACTTTTGATGGTAGTTTTGTTAAAGAGGAGAATTTAGAGCAAGCAGAACCTACAGAAGTTTCTTCTTCAGGAATATCTATCAGTAAAACTCCTATcatgaaaatgatgaaaaataaagtggaaaacaAACGGATTGCAGTTCATCATAACTCAGTTGAGGACGTTcctgaagagaaagagaatgaaatcaaaCCAGACCGTGAAGAAATTGTAGAAAAcccaagttcttcagcttctgAATCGAATACAAGTACTTCCATTGTAAACAGAATACATCCAAGTACTGCCAGCACGGTAGTGACACCAGCAGCAGTTCTTCCTGGATTGGCACAGGTGATAACTGCTGTATCTGCTCAGCagaattctaatttgattccCAAAGTCTTAATCCCTGTTAATAGCATTCCCACCTACAATGCTGCATTGGATAACAATCCCCTTTTACTTAACACCTATAACAAATTCCCTTATCCAACAATGTCAGAAATTACAGTTCTTTCTGCTCAAGCAAAATATACAGAGGAACAGATCAAGATATGGTTTTCAGCCCAACGTTTAAAACACGGTGTTAGTTGGACTCCCGAGGAAGTAGAGGAGGCAAGAAGGAAACAATTCAATGGAACAGTGCATACTGTACCTCAGACCATAACTGTTATTCCTACACACATTTCCACAGGGAGTAATGGTTTACCATCTATTTTACAGACATGCCAAAtagttggtcagcctggtctggTCCTTACTCAAGTGGCTGGAACAAACAGCTTGCCAGTTACAGCACCTATAGCCTTGACAGTGGCAGGCGTTCCAAGTCAAAATAATGTACAGAAAAGTCAGGTACCTGCTGCTCAGCCTACTGCAGAAGCAAAGCCAGCAACAGCAGCAGTTCCAGCTTCTCAAAGTGTCAAACATGAAACTGCATTGGTAAACCCTGATTCATTTGGCATTCGGGCgaaaaagacaaaagagcaaCTGGCAGAATTAAAAGTTAGCTACCTTAAAAATCAGTTTCCCCATGATTCAGAAATTATCAGACTTATGAAAATAACAGGCCTGACAAAAGGAGAGATTAAAAAATGGTTTAGTGACACAAGGTACAACCAGAGAAATTCAAAGAGTAATCAGTGCTTACATCTCAACAATGATTCCTCTACCACCATTATTATAGACTCCAGTGATGAAAACACGGAATCCCCATCTGTTGGTACTGCACAGCCTAAGCAATCCTGGAATCCTTTTCCTGACTTTACTCcccaaaaatttaaagagaaaactgCAGAGCAGCTTCGTGTCCTTCAGGCAAGTTTTCTCAACAGCTCTGTACTTACAGATGAAGAATTAAATAGGTTAAGGGCACAAACCAAACTTACCAGAAGAGAAATCGATGCTTGGTTTACagagaagaagaaatcaaaagctttaaaggaagagaaaatggagatAGATGAAAGTAATGCAGGTAGTTCCAAAGAAGAAGCTGGAGAAACTTCTCCTGGAGATGAATCTGGTGCACCTAAGTCAGGGAGTACAGGCAAGATATGTAAAAAAACACCTGAGCAGCTGCACATGCTTAAGAGTGCATTTGTCCGGACACAGTGGCCATCACCAGAAGAATATGACAAGTTGGCCAAAGAAAGCGGGCTTGCTAGAACAGACATAGTTAGTTGGTTTGGGGACACCCGTTATGCTTGGAAGAATGGAAACTTGAAATGGTACTACTACTATCAGAGCGCCAATTCAAGTAGTATGAATGGTCTGTCTTCCcttaggaaaagagggagagggagacccAAAGGACGGGGAAGAGGAAGACCACGTGGGCGGCCTAGAGGAAGCAAAAGAATTAACAACTGGGACAGGGGACCATCactcataaaatttaaaactggaaCTGCAATACTTAAGGATTATTACCTGAAGCACAAGTTTCTTAATGAGCAAGACCTTGATGAACTTGTTAACAAATCACATATGGGCTATGAGCAGGTCAGAGAGTGGTTTGCAGAAAGACAGAGAAGATCAGAATTAGGTATAGAATTATTTgaggaaaatgaggaggaagatgaagTTATTGATGACCAGGAAGAGGATGAAGAAGAAACAGATGATAGTGACACTTGGGAACCTCCACGACATGTGAAACGGAAGCTTTCTAAATCAGATGACTGA
- the C8H8orf76 gene encoding uncharacterized protein C8orf76 homolog isoform X2: MDTGCWLFGGEFEDSVFEERPKRRSGPPASYCAKLCEPQWFYEETESSDDVEVLTLKKFKGDLAYRRQEYQKALQEYSSISEKLSPTNFAMKRDVQEGQARCLAHLGRHMEALEIAANLENKATNTDHLTTVLYLQLAIFSSLQNLEKTIFCLQKLISLHPFNPWNWGRLAEAYLSLGPALSAALASSQKQQSFTSSDKTIKSSFPHAGKDCLLSFPETLPESCLFPVEANSSNSQKNEKAITNIQNCMAEKRETVLTETQLKACASFIRTRLLLQFTQPQQTSFALERNLRTQQEIEDKMKGFSFKEDTLLLIAEQGEISSTEGLVSLLCVPFDHSAITKAAS, translated from the exons ATGGATACCGGGTGCTGGTTGTTCGGCGGCGAGTTCGAGGACTCTGTGTTCGAGGAGAGGCCGAAGCGGCGGTCAGGACCGCCCGCGTCCTACTGCGCCAAGCTCTGCGAGCCGCAG TGGttttatgaagaaacagaaagcagtgATGATGTTGAAGTGCTGACTCTCAAGAAATTCAAAGGAGACCTGGCCTACAGACGACAAGAGTATCAG AAAGCACTGCAGGAGTATTCCAGTATCTCTGAAAAATTGTCACCAACCAATTTTGCCATGAAAAGGGATGTCCAGGAAGGTCAGGCTCGGTGTCTGGCTCACCTGGGTAGGCATATGGAAGCACTGGAGATTGCTGCAAACTTG gaaAATAAAGCAACCAACACAGACCATTTAACCACCGTACTCTACCTCCAGCTTGCTATTTTTTCAAGTCTGCAGAACTTGGAGAAAACAATTTTCTGCCTACAGAAACTGATTTCTTTGCATCCTTTTAATCCTTGGAACTGGGGCAGATTGGCCGAGGCTTACCTGAGTCTGGGGCCAGCTCTTTCAGCAGCACTTGCGTCATCTCAGAAACAGCAGAGTTTCACCTCAAGTGACAAAACTATCAAATCCTCCTTTCCACACGCAGGAAAAGACTGTCTTTTGAGTTTTCCTGAAACCTTGCCTGAGAGCTGTTTATTTCCTGTGGAAGCAAATAGCAGTAATAgccagaaaaatgagaaagctaTTACAAATATCCAAAACTGTAtggcagaaaagagagaaacagtgTTGACAGAGACTCAGCTGAAAGCATGTGCCTCTTTTATACGAACCAG GCTTCTGCTTCAGTTTACCCAACCTCAGCAAACATCGTTTGCTTTGGAGAGAAACTTAAGGACTCAGCAGGaaattgaagataaaatgaaagggTTCAGCTTCAAAGAAGACACTTTGCTGTTGATAGCTGAG cagggtgAAATCTCATCTACTGAAGGACTTGTCTCCCTCCTTTGTGTGCCTTTTGATCACTCAGCAATCACCAAGGCGGCCTCTTGA
- the C8H8orf76 gene encoding uncharacterized protein C8orf76 homolog isoform X3 → MDTGCWLFGGEFEDSVFEERPKRRSGPPASYCAKLCEPQWFYEETESSDDVEVLTLKKFKGDLAYRRQEYQKALQEYSSISEKLSPTNFAMKRDVQEGQARCLAHLGRHMEALEIAANLENKATNTDHLTTVLYLQLAIFSSLQNLEKTIFCLQKLISLHPFNPWNWGRLAEAYLSLGPALSAALASSQKQQSFTSSDKTIKSSFPHAGKDCLLSFPETLPESCLFPVEANSSNSQKNEKAITNIQNCMAEKRETVLTETQLKACASFIRTRLLLQFTQPQQTSFALERNLRTQQEIEDKMKGFSFKEDTLLLIAEGEISSTEGLVSLLCVPFDHSAITKAAS, encoded by the exons ATGGATACCGGGTGCTGGTTGTTCGGCGGCGAGTTCGAGGACTCTGTGTTCGAGGAGAGGCCGAAGCGGCGGTCAGGACCGCCCGCGTCCTACTGCGCCAAGCTCTGCGAGCCGCAG TGGttttatgaagaaacagaaagcagtgATGATGTTGAAGTGCTGACTCTCAAGAAATTCAAAGGAGACCTGGCCTACAGACGACAAGAGTATCAG AAAGCACTGCAGGAGTATTCCAGTATCTCTGAAAAATTGTCACCAACCAATTTTGCCATGAAAAGGGATGTCCAGGAAGGTCAGGCTCGGTGTCTGGCTCACCTGGGTAGGCATATGGAAGCACTGGAGATTGCTGCAAACTTG gaaAATAAAGCAACCAACACAGACCATTTAACCACCGTACTCTACCTCCAGCTTGCTATTTTTTCAAGTCTGCAGAACTTGGAGAAAACAATTTTCTGCCTACAGAAACTGATTTCTTTGCATCCTTTTAATCCTTGGAACTGGGGCAGATTGGCCGAGGCTTACCTGAGTCTGGGGCCAGCTCTTTCAGCAGCACTTGCGTCATCTCAGAAACAGCAGAGTTTCACCTCAAGTGACAAAACTATCAAATCCTCCTTTCCACACGCAGGAAAAGACTGTCTTTTGAGTTTTCCTGAAACCTTGCCTGAGAGCTGTTTATTTCCTGTGGAAGCAAATAGCAGTAATAgccagaaaaatgagaaagctaTTACAAATATCCAAAACTGTAtggcagaaaagagagaaacagtgTTGACAGAGACTCAGCTGAAAGCATGTGCCTCTTTTATACGAACCAG GCTTCTGCTTCAGTTTACCCAACCTCAGCAAACATCGTTTGCTTTGGAGAGAAACTTAAGGACTCAGCAGGaaattgaagataaaatgaaagggTTCAGCTTCAAAGAAGACACTTTGCTGTTGATAGCTGAG ggtgAAATCTCATCTACTGAAGGACTTGTCTCCCTCCTTTGTGTGCCTTTTGATCACTCAGCAATCACCAAGGCGGCCTCTTGA